One Bacteroidota bacterium genomic window carries:
- a CDS encoding peptidylprolyl isomerase, producing the protein MRFALPLALLASLAGCSYTQPERILPPPPPLSPEAAYARPSDGLLDRADLQAVAEHQTRRDTAALRAFLTDDEAAVRARAALALGSVQDAGAVPLLLALLSDPAPTVRADAAFALGQSADSAAAIPLIDALRAERDAEVQRLLLDALGKTGGRATLAALPDLPLDAALDPARALALARYGLRGVHDRTATRWLADRLTAPDADLRQHAAYYFGRTRDPAPWQHVSDRLFDASDARSPDDPAQMHLALALGRLDPMRAAARLLPLLRRSDDWRVRTNAVRALTRPDAADAVQHALLVALDDASIHVAATAAAALAAVDTLPSERLDRIEAWTEAHPERWRVWAPLLPALRAGGRERTVFRWVQSVSPQRNGEVLPAHEAPFAYAAALGTLAQTGSEGRDLLAAAARNDDPRIAYAALEALKTDWEADRTAARAPLYFDSFAEALRRRDLATAYAAAPALADSLFQPLGASAVLRETYAEMSTPDDIEPMVAIVQALGEIRDTTAVPFLLDVALEGPHPTIRQAAAAMLSERFGRGVDFEATGLAPPDFPALDWPYLRSLGRHPLLTLETDRGQIVLELDTEAAPLTVQTITRFAERGAYDGVPFHRVVPNFVVQGGDFVRADGFGGPGVFLPSEFARVPYRRGTVGMASAGKDTEGSQFFVTHSAQPHLDGRYTAFGRVARGQDVADAIVQGDRVLEVRVTSDE; encoded by the coding sequence ATGCGCTTCGCCCTCCCGCTCGCTCTGCTCGCCTCGCTCGCCGGCTGCTCCTACACGCAGCCCGAGCGCATCCTACCCCCGCCGCCGCCTTTGTCGCCGGAGGCCGCCTACGCCCGGCCGAGCGACGGCCTCCTCGACCGGGCAGACTTGCAAGCCGTCGCCGAGCACCAGACGCGGCGCGACACGGCGGCGCTGCGGGCGTTCCTGACGGACGACGAGGCCGCGGTGCGGGCACGGGCAGCCCTCGCCCTCGGCTCGGTGCAGGACGCGGGCGCGGTGCCGCTCCTGCTAGCGCTCCTCAGCGATCCGGCCCCGACGGTCCGGGCCGACGCCGCGTTCGCCCTCGGCCAGAGCGCCGACTCGGCGGCCGCGATCCCGCTCATCGACGCCCTCCGCGCCGAGCGCGACGCCGAGGTGCAGCGCCTGCTGCTCGACGCCCTCGGCAAGACCGGCGGCCGGGCAACGCTTGCGGCACTCCCCGACCTGCCACTTGATGCGGCCCTCGACCCGGCGCGGGCGCTCGCTTTGGCCCGCTACGGCCTGCGCGGCGTCCACGACCGCACCGCCACCCGCTGGCTCGCGGACCGCCTCACCGCGCCCGACGCGGACCTGCGGCAGCACGCCGCCTACTACTTCGGGCGGACGCGCGACCCGGCCCCGTGGCAGCACGTCAGCGACCGCCTCTTCGACGCCTCCGACGCGCGCTCGCCCGACGACCCGGCGCAGATGCACCTCGCCCTCGCCCTCGGCCGGCTCGACCCAATGCGGGCGGCGGCGCGCCTGCTGCCACTGCTTCGCCGGAGCGACGACTGGCGCGTCCGCACGAACGCCGTGCGTGCCCTCACCCGGCCCGACGCCGCCGACGCCGTGCAGCACGCCCTCCTCGTCGCGCTCGACGACGCCTCCATCCACGTCGCGGCCACGGCGGCGGCAGCCCTCGCCGCGGTGGATACGCTTCCCAGCGAACGCCTCGACCGCATCGAAGCGTGGACCGAGGCGCATCCCGAGCGCTGGCGCGTGTGGGCACCGCTGCTGCCCGCGCTCCGGGCGGGCGGGCGCGAGCGGACGGTCTTTCGCTGGGTGCAGAGCGTGAGTCCGCAGCGCAATGGCGAGGTCCTACCTGCGCACGAAGCGCCCTTCGCCTATGCCGCAGCGCTCGGCACCCTTGCCCAAACGGGATCCGAAGGGCGCGACCTGCTCGCCGCTGCCGCCCGGAACGACGACCCGCGTATCGCCTATGCTGCGCTCGAAGCCCTCAAGACAGACTGGGAGGCAGACCGGACAGCCGCACGGGCCCCGCTCTACTTCGACTCGTTCGCCGAGGCACTCCGGCGGCGCGACCTCGCCACGGCCTACGCCGCCGCGCCGGCCCTCGCCGACTCGCTCTTCCAGCCGCTCGGCGCGTCGGCTGTCCTCCGCGAGACGTATGCCGAGATGAGTACGCCCGACGACATCGAGCCGATGGTCGCTATCGTCCAGGCGCTCGGGGAGATCCGGGACACGACGGCGGTCCCGTTTCTGCTCGACGTGGCGCTCGAAGGGCCGCACCCGACGATCCGGCAGGCCGCCGCCGCCATGCTCAGCGAGCGCTTCGGGCGCGGCGTGGACTTCGAGGCGACGGGCCTCGCCCCGCCGGACTTTCCCGCGCTCGACTGGCCGTACCTCCGGTCCCTCGGGCGGCACCCGCTGCTGACGCTGGAGACCGACCGGGGCCAGATCGTGCTGGAGCTAGACACCGAAGCTGCGCCGCTGACCGTGCAGACCATCACCCGCTTCGCCGAGCGCGGGGCGTATGACGGCGTGCCCTTCCACCGCGTCGTCCCCAACTTTGTGGTCCAGGGCGGGGACTTCGTCCGGGCTGACGGCTTCGGCGGGCCGGGCGTGTTTCTCCCGAGCGAGTTCGCCCGCGTGCCCTACCGGCGCGGCACTGTCGGCATGGCCTCGGCCGGGAAAGACACCGAGGGGTCGCAGTTCTTCGTCACGCACTCGGCGCAGCCCCACCTCGACGGGCGCTACACGGCCTTCGGGCGCGTCGCCCGTGGGCAAGACGTGGCCGACGCCATCGTGCAAGGTGACCGCGTACTCGAAGTACGAGTGACGAGCGACGAATGA
- a CDS encoding S46 family peptidase yields MTSRIALSLLLALVLAACSSTEVVTTAPPSTPPAMEEPEMTDNAMMDEMEGAMEEMAGLTAPMLLDPDTVQAGRFDNGRMFTFDNPPRAYLAETYGFSPGDEWFEQAHLAALRFATYCSSSFVSPDGLILTNHHCARQSITQVTAEGEDLGADGFYAEQLGDERLVDGLFVEQLIEITDVTAEVEAAAEGMETDAERINARREAIDAIQERMEGEAGGEDAGMRVQIITLYNGGQYSAYTFRRYDDVRLVFAPEDELGFFGGDPDNFTYPRYSLDFALFRAYDDNGDPVDTSGFFFPWSADGTDEGELVFVIGNPGSTTRLQTVAQLEYRRDVQEPATLRLLSTRADVYERFVDMNPDAPETPEIEDTYFSLSNGRKAYTGRVEGLQDPYVIARRAAAERAFRQEVETDAQLRADYGDLFDQIAQNRQEAKQFAAEFGAFIGMNPGSSVASNTLTRALNAHAFATTQNDQFRGAALRVEEDRPADLERMLVEARLADFVHYLGADSDLVEAVLQGRSVEQAARDIFSGSAFATHAGTEAALEGDLMASDDPALAVAAAIWPSYIEFQQQNGVLGAQVGELAGELARARFEVYGTEIPPDATFSLRINDGRVQGYDYNGTVAPPYTSFYGLYDRHFAFQADDEHSQFYSLPDRWLPIPGDLDLTTPYNFVTTNDIIGGNSGSPMLNRDLEVVGVAFDGNIQSLPGDYIYLPQQNRTVGVDSRAMLEVLETVYDAERVAEELRSGKMTAR; encoded by the coding sequence ATGACGTCACGCATCGCACTCTCCCTGCTGCTCGCCCTCGTGCTGGCCGCCTGTTCCAGCACCGAGGTGGTCACCACCGCACCGCCGTCCACCCCTCCGGCGATGGAGGAGCCCGAGATGACGGACAACGCCATGATGGACGAGATGGAGGGCGCGATGGAGGAGATGGCCGGCCTGACCGCGCCTATGCTCCTCGACCCCGACACGGTCCAGGCCGGACGCTTCGACAACGGGCGGATGTTCACCTTCGACAACCCGCCGCGCGCCTACCTCGCCGAGACCTACGGCTTCTCGCCGGGCGACGAGTGGTTCGAGCAGGCCCACCTCGCCGCACTCCGCTTCGCTACCTACTGCTCGTCCTCGTTCGTCTCGCCGGATGGGCTGATCCTCACCAACCACCACTGCGCCCGCCAGAGCATCACCCAGGTCACCGCCGAGGGCGAGGACCTCGGCGCAGACGGCTTCTACGCCGAGCAGCTCGGCGACGAGCGCCTCGTGGACGGCCTCTTCGTCGAGCAGCTCATCGAGATCACCGACGTGACGGCTGAGGTTGAGGCCGCCGCTGAGGGCATGGAGACCGACGCCGAGCGGATCAACGCCCGCCGCGAAGCCATCGACGCCATCCAGGAGCGGATGGAGGGCGAGGCCGGCGGCGAGGACGCTGGGATGCGCGTCCAGATTATCACCCTCTACAACGGCGGCCAGTACTCGGCCTACACCTTCCGGCGCTACGACGACGTGCGGCTCGTCTTCGCCCCCGAGGACGAACTCGGCTTCTTCGGCGGCGACCCGGACAACTTCACCTACCCGCGCTACAGCCTCGACTTCGCGCTCTTCCGCGCCTACGACGACAACGGCGACCCCGTCGACACGTCGGGCTTCTTCTTCCCGTGGAGCGCCGACGGCACCGACGAGGGTGAGCTCGTCTTCGTGATCGGCAACCCCGGCTCGACGACGCGCCTCCAGACGGTGGCCCAACTGGAGTACCGCCGCGACGTACAGGAGCCGGCTACGCTCCGCCTCCTCTCCACACGCGCCGACGTCTACGAGCGCTTCGTGGACATGAACCCCGATGCGCCCGAGACGCCGGAGATCGAGGACACCTACTTCTCGCTCTCGAACGGACGCAAGGCCTACACCGGCCGCGTCGAAGGGCTGCAGGATCCCTACGTCATCGCCCGCCGCGCCGCCGCCGAGCGCGCCTTCCGCCAGGAGGTCGAGACCGACGCCCAGCTCCGGGCCGACTACGGCGACCTCTTCGACCAGATTGCTCAGAACCGCCAGGAGGCAAAGCAGTTCGCCGCTGAGTTCGGCGCGTTCATCGGGATGAACCCCGGCTCGTCGGTGGCCTCGAACACGCTCACGCGCGCCCTCAACGCCCACGCCTTCGCAACGACGCAGAACGACCAGTTCCGCGGCGCGGCGCTCCGGGTCGAGGAAGACCGCCCGGCAGACCTCGAGCGGATGCTCGTCGAGGCCCGGCTCGCAGACTTCGTCCACTACCTCGGGGCGGACAGCGACCTCGTCGAGGCCGTGCTCCAGGGACGCTCCGTAGAGCAGGCTGCCCGCGACATCTTCAGCGGATCGGCGTTTGCGACGCACGCCGGTACCGAGGCTGCGCTTGAGGGTGATCTGATGGCGTCGGACGACCCGGCGCTTGCCGTCGCGGCGGCGATCTGGCCGAGCTACATCGAGTTCCAGCAGCAGAACGGCGTCCTCGGCGCGCAGGTCGGCGAACTGGCCGGCGAGCTGGCCCGCGCCCGCTTCGAGGTCTACGGCACCGAGATCCCGCCGGACGCGACCTTCTCGCTCCGCATCAACGACGGCCGCGTCCAGGGCTACGACTACAACGGCACCGTCGCCCCGCCCTACACCTCGTTCTACGGGCTGTACGACCGCCACTTCGCCTTCCAGGCCGACGACGAGCACAGCCAATTCTACAGCCTCCCCGACCGCTGGCTGCCGATCCCGGGCGACCTCGACCTGACGACGCCCTACAACTTCGTCACCACGAACGACATCATCGGCGGCAACTCCGGCTCGCCGATGCTCAACCGCGACCTCGAGGTCGTCGGCGTCGCCTTCGACGGCAACATCCAGAGCCTGCCGGGCGACTACATCTACCTCCCACAGCAGAACCGGACGGTGGGCGTGGACTCGCGCGCGATGCTGGAGGTGCTCGAGACGGTCTACGACGCCGAGCGCGTGGCCGAGGAGCTTCGCTCCGGCAAGATGACGGCGCGCTAA
- a CDS encoding T9SS type A sorting domain-containing protein — MLRFSFLALLLTALPVAAQHARPAETLIVTKTADTDDGTCDADCSLREALASANAGIDRDSVRFAPALGGETITLALGQLEVTQSVILDATGLDLTVSGGGASRVFYLDVSRVLPTVRGLVEIIGLTIADGFTEGEGGGILARGQTFLVLRESTVRDNRAASGGGISVSALSLRRSTVANNVATSGGGGVYTTYASISNSTISGNRAEFGGGLRTSPFTTSVITVQNSTIIDNRATVESGGIHSFVSIWDDFSEVSLENSIVAGNRVARSLTAPSANCGGLNSPPFSRGYNVLGSGCSSQGTDRIVSASDAAALDFALADNGGPTLTHALRAPGGDPARNPAIDIGGTCGPADQRGFEAPVDGDGDGIAACDAGAVEFASGAATQPALDATSTAPSSFALDAAYPNPFRTATTLALDLPEARTVTLTVYDVLGRAVRTLAEGELEAGRHAVAFDGAGLPSGVYVVRMEADAFTATQRVTLVR, encoded by the coding sequence ATGCTTCGATTCTCATTCCTTGCTCTCCTTCTCACCGCCCTACCGGTCGCTGCGCAGCACGCGCGCCCTGCCGAGACGCTCATCGTCACCAAAACTGCCGACACCGACGACGGGACGTGCGATGCCGACTGCTCGCTCCGCGAAGCCCTCGCCTCCGCGAATGCAGGCATCGACCGCGACTCCGTTCGCTTCGCCCCGGCGCTCGGCGGCGAGACGATTACCCTCGCGCTCGGACAGCTTGAGGTCACCCAGTCCGTCATCCTCGACGCGACGGGGCTAGACCTCACCGTCAGCGGCGGCGGCGCCTCGCGTGTCTTCTACCTCGATGTGTCTCGCGTCTTACCCACAGTTCGAGGCCTCGTCGAAATCATCGGCTTGACGATCGCCGACGGTTTCACCGAAGGTGAGGGCGGAGGCATACTCGCGCGCGGACAAACGTTCCTCGTGCTACGCGAGTCTACGGTGCGTGACAACCGAGCCGCTTCGGGAGGAGGCATCTCTGTCTCTGCTCTAAGCCTTCGTCGTTCGACCGTTGCTAACAACGTCGCGACAAGCGGTGGGGGTGGTGTCTATACAACCTATGCCTCGATCTCGAACAGCACGATCAGCGGGAACAGAGCGGAGTTCGGCGGAGGCCTTCGCACCAGTCCTTTCACCACCTCCGTGATCACAGTGCAAAACAGCACTATTATCGATAACCGCGCCACGGTCGAATCCGGTGGGATTCACAGCTTCGTGTCCATTTGGGACGATTTCAGTGAAGTATCACTTGAGAATAGCATCGTAGCCGGCAACAGGGTGGCCCGAAGCCTGACCGCCCCGAGTGCGAACTGCGGTGGCCTCAACTCGCCCCCGTTCTCCAGAGGATACAACGTCCTCGGCAGCGGCTGCTCCTCGCAAGGCACAGACCGCATCGTCTCGGCTTCCGATGCTGCGGCGCTCGACTTCGCGCTCGCCGACAACGGGGGGCCGACGCTGACGCACGCGCTCCGCGCCCCCGGCGGCGACCCCGCACGGAACCCGGCCATCGACATCGGCGGGACGTGCGGGCCCGCGGATCAGCGCGGCTTCGAGGCACCGGTCGACGGCGACGGCGACGGCATCGCCGCCTGCGACGCAGGAGCCGTCGAGTTCGCGTCGGGAGCGGCGACGCAGCCTGCGCTCGATGCCACGTCGACGGCCCCGTCCTCTTTCGCGCTCGATGCGGCCTATCCCAACCCGTTCCGCACGGCAACCACGCTCGCGCTCGACCTGCCCGAGGCGCGGACGGTGACCCTCACCGTCTACGATGTGCTCGGGCGCGCAGTGCGCACGCTGGCCGAGGGCGAGCTCGAGGCGGGCCGCCACGCAGTCGCCTTCGACGGGGCCGGGCTGCCGAGCGGGGTGTACGTGGTGCGGATGGAGGCGGACGCGTTCACCGCAACACAGCGCGTGACGCTCGTGCGGTAG
- a CDS encoding peptidase — MTPPPRTLFVFLDGVGLGAPGEANLLGSLALPSFERLAGGQRWTSEAQAISEPGHVFRPIDATLGVEGLPQSGTGQATLFTGVNCAERAGRHFGPYPHSTSKPTIAEHSLFARLRAAGRVGTFANAYPDRFFRFVEKRSRWTVTTLCCVEAGVELRREADLRRGEALAADLTGAGWREHLGLDVPVITERAAGERLARLSPEADLVLFEYYLTDKAGHSRDAERAASVLRSLDAFFGGLLGALGPDDRLVVTSDHGNLEDLGTKSHTRNPVPLVALGPGAEALAEVQSLVDVTPALTATPEK; from the coding sequence GTGACGCCGCCGCCCCGCACCCTCTTCGTGTTCCTCGACGGGGTCGGGCTGGGCGCGCCGGGCGAGGCTAACCTCCTCGGCTCCCTCGCGCTACCGAGCTTCGAGCGGCTGGCCGGCGGGCAGCGCTGGACGAGCGAGGCGCAGGCTATTTCCGAGCCTGGTCACGTCTTCCGGCCCATTGACGCGACGCTCGGGGTGGAGGGTCTGCCGCAGAGCGGGACGGGGCAGGCGACGCTCTTCACGGGCGTCAACTGCGCTGAGCGCGCCGGGCGGCACTTCGGCCCGTACCCGCACTCGACCTCGAAGCCGACGATTGCCGAGCACAGCCTGTTTGCGCGCCTGCGCGCAGCCGGGCGGGTCGGCACCTTCGCCAACGCCTACCCCGACCGCTTCTTCCGGTTCGTCGAGAAGCGCAGTCGGTGGACGGTGACGACGCTGTGCTGCGTCGAGGCTGGAGTTGAGCTTCGCCGCGAGGCAGACTTGCGGCGCGGCGAGGCCCTGGCGGCCGACCTCACCGGGGCCGGGTGGCGCGAGCACCTCGGCCTCGACGTGCCGGTCATCACCGAGCGCGCGGCTGGGGAGCGCCTCGCCCGCCTCAGCCCGGAGGCCGACCTCGTCCTCTTCGAGTACTACCTCACCGACAAAGCCGGCCACAGCCGGGACGCCGAGCGCGCCGCGTCCGTGCTCCGCTCGCTCGACGCCTTCTTCGGCGGCCTCCTGGGCGCGCTTGGGCCGGACGACCGGCTCGTCGTCACGAGCGACCACGGCAACCTCGAAGATCTAGGGACGAAGAGCCACACGCGCAACCCGGTCCCGCTCGTAGCGCTCGGGCCGGGGGCCGAAGCACTGGCCGAGGTGCAGAGCTTGGTAGACGTAACGCCTGCGCTTACAGCGACGCCAGAGAAGTAG
- a CDS encoding DNA-processing protein DprA, which translates to MRASSAFALALLRSDGIGRVTAQRLLAHFPTYEALRATPREQVLLRIKGAPNATTLVGYLFDHGGLGTALAEAEDELERLAAQRVEVLTPHDACWPAGLADLDQSDRPVVLYAYGHTEALAQPSVALFARPPLPGPAFETAQDLVRKLTAHGVVVMSGAESGFDVVVHKLCAAAGHPSVLVANAGMGRIAKPIRPIVSAAIRAGGALLSPFPMAHGRYGHDDAERALVMAAAARASAFFAVPPDSYEARALTWATEHDRPVFGVEGETALPPRVHALNRPLDLDWVVAAASPENPSPPDA; encoded by the coding sequence ATGCGCGCGTCCTCCGCTTTCGCCCTCGCCCTGCTCCGCTCGGACGGCATCGGCCGCGTGACGGCCCAGCGCCTGCTGGCCCACTTTCCGACCTACGAGGCCCTTCGGGCTACGCCGCGCGAGCAGGTGCTGCTCCGCATCAAGGGAGCCCCGAACGCGACGACGCTTGTCGGCTACCTCTTCGACCACGGGGGCCTAGGCACCGCCCTTGCCGAGGCCGAGGACGAGCTGGAGCGGCTGGCCGCGCAGCGGGTCGAGGTGCTGACTCCGCATGACGCATGCTGGCCGGCCGGCCTCGCCGACCTCGACCAGAGCGACCGGCCGGTCGTGCTCTACGCCTACGGCCACACCGAGGCCCTGGCCCAGCCCTCGGTGGCGCTCTTCGCCCGGCCTCCGCTGCCAGGGCCTGCCTTTGAGACTGCCCAGGACCTCGTCCGCAAGCTGACTGCGCACGGCGTCGTGGTGATGAGCGGGGCCGAGAGCGGCTTCGACGTGGTCGTCCACAAGCTGTGTGCAGCCGCCGGGCACCCGTCAGTCCTCGTGGCGAACGCCGGGATGGGGCGCATCGCCAAGCCGATCCGCCCCATCGTGAGCGCGGCCATCCGGGCGGGCGGTGCCCTGCTCTCTCCCTTCCCGATGGCGCACGGGCGCTACGGGCATGACGACGCGGAGCGAGCGCTCGTGATGGCAGCGGCGGCCCGCGCCTCCGCCTTCTTCGCCGTGCCGCCAGACTCCTACGAAGCCCGCGCCCTAACGTGGGCCACGGAGCACGACCGGCCGGTCTTCGGCGTCGAAGGTGAGACGGCCCTCCCGCCCCGCGTTCACGCGCTCAACCGGCCGCTCGACCTCGACTGGGTCGTGGCGGCGGCCTCCCCTGAGAACCCTAGCCCTCCCGACGCGTGA
- a CDS encoding PAS domain S-box protein: MIAPLHVLLAAPDPADDLLAALRRAGYDPRPEFATQPEALGNALARGKAKLLILRQGLPGLSPWDALARTEQQADRLPVIVVTEEDKVGGVVALLEAGVRDVVSISDLDRLGVAVAKALRWRRETPRVHASGEPSADAVFHDLAEQMPIGLYRTTEEGRILYANPAFARLLGCESADALLGETVSDTITYPREAFAETLRAEGRVENYEAWWERDGEEVCTRENTRAVLDDEGELLYYEGTIEDITEQQQALLALRDSEASLRTMADATGLVFYRRLAGSSDYDQVSPSVESLTGYTSEGLATQGGLDALAEQREVLDGDAQGDGSATTLYRIRTADGAARWVEDSAHPWTDEAGEVIGQAGVLRDVTEQHEREHRERTQNAQRLARQKVLTKLSALGGETDDVLQHVTAEVARETETGRASLWLLGDGELQCRDLYVRSEDAHRTDAPFRAESVAETFGLLSRQRVVETPDVLGKPADERYALDVYHARNGVHAVLLASVRRRDQVIGFVALEHLGESRAWTEDERDFAVAIADLVSLLVEQSGRGEAEAALQQSERRYRVISELASDFAYALRIDADGSTDIVWATAAFKRISGYDPDELDGYEGLVGLVHEDDRPAVEEALDSSERGKTVRFECRIRTKSGGERWVAHRSQRVYDETARCSYVYVSGRDVTQRKTFEADLVEARTEAERLVHQKSAFLASMSHEIRTPLTALLGFAGVLADEVDEENLEVVRLIETSGKRLMETLNSVLDLAHLESGNVEVSAEPLDVVEEMKQTVRLLAPLADKKGIDLRVEDSDSEVIAPLDATCLRRILNNLIGNAVKFTERGEVVVGASLFGPVARIWIRDTGIGIGSAFLPNVFDEFQQEAGGNTTGSGLGLAITKRLVELMDGTVSVESTKGQGSVFTLSFPVEFGEDQVQQAVEMTLAKGEGQQAEEPEDDRPRVLVVEDNAETRLLIERILGQRYRADVAGDVGMALGLLKDNAYDALVLDIHLSGEQTGVELLQAARLLPNHETVAALALTAYALPGDRERFLDSGFDAYLSKPFTKADLMASLVAIGVAVADA, from the coding sequence ATGATCGCCCCCCTGCACGTTCTGCTCGCTGCCCCCGACCCGGCCGACGACCTCCTCGCGGCCCTCCGGCGTGCTGGATACGACCCGCGCCCCGAGTTCGCCACCCAGCCCGAGGCGCTCGGAAACGCTCTCGCTCGCGGGAAGGCCAAGCTGCTCATCCTCCGGCAGGGCCTGCCGGGACTGTCACCGTGGGACGCCCTCGCGCGAACCGAGCAGCAGGCAGACCGCCTGCCGGTCATCGTCGTGACGGAGGAAGACAAGGTCGGAGGGGTGGTGGCGCTGCTGGAGGCCGGGGTGCGCGACGTGGTCAGCATCTCGGACCTGGACCGGCTCGGCGTGGCGGTGGCGAAGGCGCTGCGGTGGCGGCGGGAGACACCCCGGGTGCACGCGAGCGGTGAGCCCTCAGCCGACGCCGTCTTCCACGACCTCGCCGAGCAGATGCCCATCGGGCTCTACCGAACGACAGAGGAGGGGCGCATCCTCTACGCCAACCCGGCCTTCGCGCGGCTCCTCGGCTGCGAGAGCGCGGACGCCCTGCTGGGCGAAACCGTCTCCGATACCATCACCTATCCCCGCGAGGCGTTCGCCGAGACCCTGCGCGCCGAGGGGCGCGTCGAGAACTACGAAGCCTGGTGGGAGCGCGACGGGGAGGAGGTCTGCACGCGCGAGAACACGCGGGCGGTCCTCGACGACGAAGGGGAGTTGCTGTACTACGAGGGAACCATCGAGGACATCACCGAGCAGCAGCAGGCGCTCCTGGCGCTCCGCGACAGCGAGGCCTCGCTCCGCACGATGGCCGACGCGACAGGCCTCGTCTTCTACCGCCGCCTCGCTGGAAGCAGCGACTACGACCAAGTCAGCCCGTCCGTCGAATCGCTGACCGGCTACACGTCCGAGGGCCTCGCCACTCAGGGAGGACTGGATGCCCTCGCCGAGCAGCGCGAGGTGCTCGACGGCGATGCGCAGGGCGACGGGTCTGCAACCACTCTGTACCGCATTCGCACAGCCGACGGCGCGGCCCGCTGGGTGGAAGACAGTGCCCATCCGTGGACCGACGAGGCGGGCGAGGTGATCGGCCAGGCCGGCGTGCTGAGGGACGTGACCGAGCAGCACGAGCGCGAGCACCGCGAGCGCACGCAGAACGCGCAGCGCCTCGCCCGGCAGAAGGTCCTCACCAAGCTCTCCGCGCTCGGGGGCGAGACGGACGACGTCCTGCAGCACGTCACCGCCGAAGTGGCGCGCGAGACAGAGACGGGCCGGGCCAGCCTGTGGCTCCTCGGCGACGGCGAGCTGCAGTGCCGCGACCTCTATGTGCGCAGCGAAGACGCGCACCGCACCGACGCCCCGTTCCGAGCCGAGTCCGTGGCCGAGACCTTCGGTCTGCTCAGCCGGCAGCGCGTGGTAGAGACGCCGGACGTGCTCGGCAAGCCGGCCGACGAGCGCTACGCGCTGGACGTGTACCACGCCCGCAACGGCGTCCACGCCGTGCTGCTGGCCTCGGTGCGGCGGCGGGACCAGGTGATCGGCTTCGTCGCGCTCGAGCACCTCGGCGAGTCCCGCGCCTGGACCGAGGACGAGCGCGACTTCGCTGTCGCCATCGCGGACCTCGTCTCCCTCCTCGTGGAGCAGTCGGGGCGCGGCGAGGCGGAGGCGGCGCTCCAGCAGAGCGAGCGCCGGTACCGGGTCATCTCGGAACTGGCCAGCGACTTCGCCTACGCGCTGCGGATCGACGCCGACGGCTCGACCGACATCGTGTGGGCTACCGCCGCCTTTAAGCGCATCAGCGGTTACGACCCTGACGAGTTGGATGGCTACGAGGGCCTCGTCGGCCTCGTCCACGAGGACGACCGGCCCGCTGTTGAGGAGGCGCTCGACTCGTCCGAGCGAGGGAAGACCGTGCGGTTCGAGTGCCGGATCCGCACCAAGTCCGGCGGCGAGCGCTGGGTGGCGCACCGGAGCCAGCGCGTCTACGACGAAACCGCCCGGTGCTCCTACGTGTACGTTTCGGGACGCGACGTGACGCAGCGCAAGACCTTCGAGGCCGACCTCGTCGAGGCGCGCACGGAGGCCGAGCGGCTGGTTCACCAGAAGTCGGCCTTCCTCGCCAGCATGAGCCACGAGATCCGCACGCCGCTGACGGCGCTGCTCGGCTTCGCCGGAGTCCTGGCCGACGAGGTAGACGAGGAGAACCTGGAGGTCGTGCGCCTCATCGAGACCAGCGGCAAGCGGCTCATGGAGACGCTCAACTCTGTCCTCGACCTGGCCCACCTGGAGTCCGGCAACGTGGAGGTGTCCGCCGAGCCGCTCGACGTGGTCGAGGAGATGAAGCAGACAGTCCGGCTCCTGGCCCCGCTCGCCGACAAGAAGGGCATCGACCTCCGGGTCGAGGACAGCGACAGCGAGGTCATCGCGCCGCTCGACGCCACCTGCCTCCGCCGCATCCTGAATAACCTCATCGGCAACGCCGTCAAGTTCACCGAGCGCGGCGAGGTCGTCGTTGGCGCATCCCTCTTCGGCCCAGTCGCCCGGATCTGGATTCGGGACACCGGGATCGGGATCGGCAGCGCGTTCCTGCCGAACGTGTTCGACGAGTTCCAGCAGGAAGCCGGGGGCAACACCACCGGCAGCGGGCTCGGCCTCGCCATCACCAAGCGCCTCGTCGAACTGATGGACGGCACCGTCTCGGTCGAGAGTACGAAGGGCCAGGGCAGCGTCTTCACGCTGTCGTTCCCGGTCGAGTTCGGCGAGGACCAGGTGCAGCAGGCCGTCGAGATGACGCTGGCGAAAGGCGAAGGGCAGCAGGCTGAGGAGCCGGAGGACGACCGCCCGCGCGTGCTGGTGGTCGAGGACAACGCCGAGACGCGCCTGCTCATCGAGCGCATCCTCGGCCAGCGCTACCGGGCGGACGTGGCCGGCGACGTGGGCATGGCACTCGGCCTGCTCAAGGACAACGCCTACGACGCGCTCGTGCTCGACATCCACCTCAGCGGGGAGCAGACCGGCGTGGAGCTGCTGCAGGCGGCGCGCCTGCTGCCGAACCACGAGACGGTCGCCGCGCTCGCGCTCACGGCCTACGCCCTACCCGGCGACCGCGAGCGCTTCCTCGACTCCGGCTTCGACGCCTACCTCAGCAAGCCGTTCACGAAGGCCGACCTGATGGCGTCGCTGGTCGCCATCGGCGTAGCCGTCGCCGACGCGTAG